Within the Thermanaeromonas toyohensis ToBE genome, the region AGGGAGGAAACAAAGGTATCCTGGAAGGAAGGTTGCACCATTAACTCCAGGTACCCTACCTGCTTGGCTATTTCCTCCGCCCGCCTGCGCTCAGCTAGAGATACCAGGGCTGCCCGTGCCCCAGTACCTGCAGCGTTACCTACCTGCCGGAAAAGTTCGAGAGGCAGGGGCGGGAACATACCAATGGCTACAGCACTGGCCACCTTAAGATGGGTGCCGAAGGCCCCGGCCACCACTACCTCTTGTATGTCTTCTACACCCAGACCTGCGGCCTTAAGCAGAAGTTCGGTTCCCGTAGCTATAGCTGCTTTAGCCAGCAGAATCTCCCCTATATCCTTCTGGGTAATCACAATATCCTCACCTGTTCCACTCTCAGAGGCAGGTACAAGGAGAAACTCCGCTGGCCCTCCTTCTGGCACGCGAACCCTAGGATGCTGGCGGTTAAGGCGTCCATGAACATCGATAACCCCTGTCCTGTAGAGTTCAGCTACAGCATCTAAAATACCAGAGCCACAAATACCTAAGGGAGCCGCGTCAGCTATAGTCTCTAGTTCTACCTCGGTACCCCCATCCTTTAAACGTACAGCTTGGATGGCCCCCTGTACTGCTCGCATCCCATGGAGGATATGGGCTCCTTCGAAGGCTGGACCTGAGGCACAGGAGCAGGAGAGCATCCGGCCATTATATTTTAGTACAATCTCGGTATTGGTCCCTATATCTAGCCCTAGCACTATCTTATCCGTCCTGTCCAGCCGGCTTCCCAAGATCATAGCTACATGATCTCCACCTACGAATCCTGCAATAACCGGCATAAGGTAAACATAGGCACCGGGACTGAAACTTAAACCCAGGTCACGGGCCTTGATCTCCACCGGAGTAGTAACAGCTGCCACATAAGGCGCCCGGGCCAGCTGGGCGATGGGCAATCGAAGGAGGAGATGGTGCATGGCCGTATTGCCGACGATGACTGCTTCTTCAATATCCTTAGTCTCCAATCCTGCGCGGGTAGCCAAATCTTTCGCTAAGCGATTCAAACCGTCAATTATAACTTGGTGTATGCGCTGATATTGGCCTTCATCCTCCAGGGCGTAAGCAAGGCGGCTCATCACATCTTCTCCATAAGCAATTTGGGGATTCATGATCCCTTCGCTGGCCAAGGTAGCGCCGGTTTCCAGATGGACTAGAAAACCGGCCACTTTGGTAGTACCTAGATCCACCGCCAGGCCCACAGGAGGAGGTACGGGCCGGTGGAAAAAGCAGTTAACAATCTCCCGGCCTTTTACTGTTACTGTACCTCCTTTAGCCTGAGCCAAAGGAGGCTCCTGGCGGGCAAGCTCCATATCCACTTGAAGCTGGGAAAGGTTATAGTCGGAAGCCAACCTCTGGGCCACTTGCTGCCATACTGGTCGCGGATTTTCTATAGTGGTTTGCTCCGTGGTTAAGGTATACCGCGCCACCGGGGGTTCCGGCATAACTTCTACTTCTATTCCCTCTACTTGAAGCTTTTGGATACCCACCATAGATTCCGGCGGGATCTCCACCTTCACTGGAGCGTAAAGGGCGGCCTGACAAGCTAAACGGAAGCCTTCAGCTATTTGCTGAGGCGTGAACACCCTACGTTCGGCTTCAGTCAAGGGAGATAATCCCTCACCCTTCACCCTTACCCTACACCGGCCACACAAACCCTTACCTCCACAGGGCGAGTAAACTCCCCCAGCTCCCAAGGTGAAACCGGCTCCCTGGGCTACAGCCAAAATAGTCTGGCCTGGCGTGGCTTCCACCCGCCGTCCTATGGGCTCAAAATCGACAGTAATTTTCTGAACCAATTTAGCCTCCTCCCATCTTTTTGCGGAATATAGTAGGTGTATATCCTTCCATTTTTTTAAAAACCTGGCCAAAATAACGGTAATCCCTGTAGCCTACCCTAGCCGCTATTTCGTTTATAGAAAGATCCGTACGTAGAAGCAGCTCTTTAGCCACCTCTAATCTCACCCGGGTAAGGTAATCTATAAAATTTTCGCCCTGCACTTGCTTAAAAAGGCGGCTAAAATAACATGGGCTTAAATAAACATGGTGGGCTACATCTTCCAAGGAAATATCACGGTGATAGTTTTCTTTAATAAACTTGATAGCCCGGTCTATCAAATTGTTGTTACGCTGTTCCCGCGCCTGTACTACTTTATCTACTAATATACCAATCTTTTCCTTGACCCTAGTTTGTAACTCGTTTAAAGATTCTCCCATGACCAGCTCAGTACTTCCAGCAAGCATTACTTCGGCAATCTCGTCAGGATTAGCCCCTGCTTCCAAGGCTGATCTGGTAGCCAAACTTATTAATTCTAAAATTTTAACTTTAAGTACCGGAGGCCGTACCTCTTGCTTAAAGATGGCTTCTGCCATTATATGGGTAAGATGACGCCAAGCCGCCTCCTTATCCCCCAACCGTATAGCTAAACTTAAACTTTGTTCAGCTGGGGAACTAAAGGGTTCCCGGGAACGGGGCAGCACCGTAACGTCATCGGCATGGATCACCTGGTCGCCACCATAAAGGATGCGGTACTCAGCAGCCGCCGCGGCCTCAGCATAAGACCGACTAAGTTGTACAGGTTCAATTACCGGTCGCCCAATACCTACTGTAATGGTTAGGGGAGTAAGCTGGCGCACCTTCTCGCATAGCTTCTTAGCCAAACATATGGCCTCTTCCCGCACCCTCACCCGGTCAGGCAGGTGGTCAGTAGAAAGCAAAAGGAGAAACTCCTCCTTAAGGCCTGGGACCACCAAGGCTCCTCGCCATTCAGAAGCTGTTTCTTCTAGAATGTGCCATACCTTTTTCTTAAGATATTGGCGCTCTGCCTCTAGTAAGCCACCAGGTCGCGCTGGAAATCTATCTATAGCTGCGACCATGACTAGGCGAGGAAGGGAAGCCAAACCTAAAAATTCGGCCCGGGCCTTGATTTCCTCAGGCTCAATATGGCCCGCTACCAGATCCAGGGCAAACCCCTGGCGTATTAAGGGAAGCATTTCTTCTAAGGCCGAGCGCAGCTGCTCAGTTTCTTCCCTGGCCAGCCGTTCCTTTTCTATCTCCTGGGCCAGGTCATCTAATAAAGTTACCAGTTCTTCTGTCGCCACAGGTTTAAGCAAATAGCGAGAAGCACCTAAAGCTACAGCTTCCTGGGCGTAGGCAAACTCATCATAAGCTGTAATAAAGATGAGCCGAGCTTCTGGCCGTAGCTTACGAATAACTTTCCCGGCTTCCAACCCGTCCATGACTGGCATCTTTATATCCAGGAGCAC harbors:
- a CDS encoding response regulator, with protein sequence MLKLLIADDEPLERQAIRYVLQRERPAYQVVGEGRDGTEAVRLAQRLSPDVVLLDIKMPVMDGLEAGKVIRKLRPEARLIFITAYDEFAYAQEAVALGASRYLLKPVATEELVTLLDDLAQEIEKERLAREETEQLRSALEEMLPLIRQGFALDLVAGHIEPEEIKARAEFLGLASLPRLVMVAAIDRFPARPGGLLEAERQYLKKKVWHILEETASEWRGALVVPGLKEEFLLLLSTDHLPDRVRVREEAICLAKKLCEKVRQLTPLTITVGIGRPVIEPVQLSRSYAEAAAAAEYRILYGGDQVIHADDVTVLPRSREPFSSPAEQSLSLAIRLGDKEAAWRHLTHIMAEAIFKQEVRPPVLKVKILELISLATRSALEAGANPDEIAEVMLAGSTELVMGESLNELQTRVKEKIGILVDKVVQAREQRNNNLIDRAIKFIKENYHRDISLEDVAHHVYLSPCYFSRLFKQVQGENFIDYLTRVRLEVAKELLLRTDLSINEIAARVGYRDYRYFGQVFKKMEGYTPTIFRKKMGGG
- a CDS encoding ASKHA domain-containing protein, with the protein product MVQKITVDFEPIGRRVEATPGQTILAVAQGAGFTLGAGGVYSPCGGKGLCGRCRVRVKGEGLSPLTEAERRVFTPQQIAEGFRLACQAALYAPVKVEIPPESMVGIQKLQVEGIEVEVMPEPPVARYTLTTEQTTIENPRPVWQQVAQRLASDYNLSQLQVDMELARQEPPLAQAKGGTVTVKGREIVNCFFHRPVPPPVGLAVDLGTTKVAGFLVHLETGATLASEGIMNPQIAYGEDVMSRLAYALEDEGQYQRIHQVIIDGLNRLAKDLATRAGLETKDIEEAVIVGNTAMHHLLLRLPIAQLARAPYVAAVTTPVEIKARDLGLSFSPGAYVYLMPVIAGFVGGDHVAMILGSRLDRTDKIVLGLDIGTNTEIVLKYNGRMLSCSCASGPAFEGAHILHGMRAVQGAIQAVRLKDGGTEVELETIADAAPLGICGSGILDAVAELYRTGVIDVHGRLNRQHPRVRVPEGGPAEFLLVPASESGTGEDIVITQKDIGEILLAKAAIATGTELLLKAAGLGVEDIQEVVVAGAFGTHLKVASAVAIGMFPPLPLELFRQVGNAAGTGARAALVSLAERRRAEEIAKQVGYLELMVQPSFQDTFVSSLSLPERSSL